A window of the Citrus sinensis cultivar Valencia sweet orange chromosome 9, DVS_A1.0, whole genome shotgun sequence genome harbors these coding sequences:
- the LOC127899836 gene encoding uncharacterized protein LOC127899836 has translation MSKAIWDQFEPAFINAAKAYGHEEFKRQLEGLWMLHSAAADYLENNVGTCNWARKIVAESMSTRLTTWADEIVGERRILAERMTVRPVSQHRFHVLGGGMKEGIVDIHERTCSCRVFQLDQLVCAHAIAACLIVRVDYISLCSDYYSKDSLVMAYAEPVEPVGDMTDWDIPEEIQEIRVNPPIEAPPPGRRPELRIPSIGEDVNRRTVRCSRCNQPGHNRKRCKNPIVSNPN, from the exons ATGTCCAAAGCTATTTGGGATCAATTCGAGCCAGCTTTTATTAATGCAGCAAAGGCATATGGACacgaagaatttaaaagacaaCTTGAAGGGTTGTGGATGCTCCACTCGGCCGCGGCTGATTACTTAGAGAATAATGTGGGCACGTGTAATTGGGCAAG gAAAATTGTCGCTGAATCGATGAGCACTCGTCTAACGACGTGGGCAGATGAGATAGTCGGCGAAAGGAGAATTTTGGCCGAAAGAATGACCGTTCGGCCAGTGTCTCAGCATCGATTTCATGTTTTGGGTGGTGGTATGAAGGAAGGGATAGTTGACATTCATGAAAGAACTTGCTCCTGTAGAGTATTCCAACTCGATCAGCTTGTTTGTGCGCATGCAATTGCTGCTTGTCTGATCGTCCGTGTGGATTACATAAGTCTTTGCTCTGATTATTACTCTAAAGATTCATTGGTCATGGCATATGCAGAACCAGTAGAACCGGTTGGGGACATGACAGATTGGGACATTCCAGAAGAAATCCAGGAAATCAGAGTTAACCCACCGATCGAAGCACCACCACCTGGTCGTCGTCCAGAGTTAAGAATTCCTTCTATCGGTGAGGATGTTAACCGAAGAACTGTGAGATGTAGTCGATGCAACCAACCAGGTCATAACCGCAAGAGATGTAAAAATCCCATTGTGTCAAATCCAAACTGA
- the LOC127899837 gene encoding uncharacterized protein LOC127899837, giving the protein MFEKLNARIDQLSSQAANDKAEDFSIPQFDGGVDPTSWLCRAEQFFEIHETHAADRVSLASFHLEGDAQLWYQLLKQEAVYISWNEFKEGLHSSVAPPSLPRVPIKKMTIEELNERKKKGLCFKCNEKFSPSHGCKRLFLIQANFDDSDKDIKMEIEGDEVVEQTETTPGISFHAMVGTQTPETMRVMGRLVQKVVTVLIDSGSTHNFI; this is encoded by the exons ATGTTTGAAAAGCTGAATGCACGGATAGATCAATTATCAAGTCAAGCAGCTAACGATAAGGCTGAAGATTTTTCGATTCCTCA ATTTGATGGTGGGGTGGATCCAACAAGCTGGCTATGCAGAGCTGAACAGTTTTTCGAAATCCATGAAACTCATGCTGCTGATCGAGTTTCTTTAGCCTCATTTCACTTGGAGGGCGATGCACAATTATGGTACCAACTACTGAAACAAGAAGCAGTTTACATATCTTGGAATGAATTTAAAGAAGGGCTTCACTCAAG TGTGGCACCCCCAAGCTTGCCTCGTGTGCCAATAAAAAAGATGACAATTGAAGAGTTGAACGAGCGAAAAAAGAAAGGGTTGTGCTTCAAATGCAATGAAAAATTCAGCCCTAGCCATGGCTGCAAAAGGTTGTTCCTAATTCAAGCAAACTTTGATGATAGTGATAAAGATATCAAGATGGAGATTGAAGGAGATGAGGTAGTTGAACAAACTGAGACAACACCTGGAATTTCCTTCCATGCCATGGTGGGAACTCAAACTCCCGAAACGATGCGAGTTATGGGAAGGCTGGTGCAAAAGGTGGTGACAGTACTTATTGACTCTGGAAGTACTCACAATTTTATCTGA
- the LOC127899835 gene encoding uncharacterized protein LOC127899835: MDSVVLQLCYDGWWETLADGHTEYVNAKNTAFLVRKDCTFEQFMARVYEVLQINPIEYSLSMKTTLRSSNTMYRACSLPMDIFNDEMVNVVLHMASDVVNYGCIPIFVTTHPRVPAENPEPLVQSESSFRANESVPDIEEEVLPQQMSFQQHYSPVNENNDTIDDNGITIADVEDNVLPLGTLLGQHYSPFQNNEFRSYDDPGYNTNNTEADNVQGMNSNTEVDDRDTGHSDIPINNEDEHQYDIPVNNRENRPIPPMARSRRRTTVDPLVSLAPVLPSNLVAPDLVRSCNSADIGVGKLFVEKNELILELRKVALREKFDFKIARSTTTRFEAHCSSESCNWRLRATRGSDEHNVPWVVRRVDNVHTCSNEVLPSGLRQVRSRVVGHLIADKFIQDKRIYTPNDIRTDMQQEYGVQLTYQQAYRAKEVGLEIVRGNPTESYNLLPKYSHVLTKANEGTVTHLQRDGDDNFLYYFVALGSSIKGFTQYIRPVIAVDGTHLKGLYRGSMFVATCLDGNNQLYPLAIGVMDSENNDTWEWFMTKLHGVIGYRPELVFISD, encoded by the coding sequence atGGATTCCGTTGTACTTCAATTATGTTATGACGGTTGGTGGGAGACATTAGCAGATGGCCATACGGAGTACGTGAATGCGAAGAATACAGCATTTTTAGTTCGGAAAGATTGTACGTTTGAGCAATTTATGGCAAGGGTGTATGAAGTTTTACAGATAAATCCTATTGAATATAGTTTGTCgatgaagacaactttgagaTCTAGTAACACAATGTATCGTGCATGTTCACTACCTATggatatatttaatgatgaaatggttAATGTTGTGCTGCACATGGCCTCTGATGTGGTCAATTATGGATGCATCCCTATATTTGTCACCACACATCCTCGAGTTCCGGCCGAAAATCCTGAGCCACTTGTGCAAAGTGAAAGTTCGTTTAGAGCAAACGAGTCTGTCCCTGATATTGAGGAAGAGGTGTTACCACAACAAATGTCGTTCCAACAACATTACTCACCAGTCAACGAAAACAATGACACTATTGATGATAATGGCATTACGATAGCGGATGTTGAAGATAATGTGTTACCATTAGGGACATTATTAGGGCAACATTACTCTccatttcaaaataatgaGTTCCGCAGTTATGATGATCCTGGTTATAACACCAACAACACAGAAGCTGATAATGTGCAAGGCATGAACTCCAATACTGAAGTTGATGATAGGGACACTGGTCATTCCGATATTCCTATCAATAATGAGGATGAGCATCAGTATGATATTCCTGTTAACAATAGAGAGAATCGACCTATTCCTCCGATGGCCCGTTCGAGGAGGAGGACAACAGTTGATCCCCTGGTGAGTCTTGCTCCAGTTTTGCCTTCAAACTTGGTTGCTCCAGACTTAGTTAGAAGTTGTAATTCTGCCGACATTGGTGTGGGAAAGTTGTTCGTTGAGAAGAATGAGTTAATACTGGAATTGCGCAAAGTGGCCTTGCGggaaaaatttgatttcaagattgcacgGTCCACAACGACACGCTTTGAGGCTCATTGTTCTTCGGAATCATGTAATTGGCGTCTTCGCGCAACAAGAGGTTCGGATGAGCATAATGTTCCTTGGGTAGTGAGAAGAGTTGACAATGTTCATACGTGCTCTAATGAGGTTTTGCCTAGTGGCCTCCGCCAAGTTAGGAGTCGGGTTGTTGGCCATCTTATTGcggataaatttattcaagatAAACGGATATACACGCCGAATGACATTAGAACAGACATGCAGCAAGAATACGGGGTCCAGTTAACATATCAGCAAGCATATCGGGCTAAAGAAGTCGGTCTTGAAATAGTACGAGGGAACCCTACAGAGTCATACAACTTACTTCCCAAATACTCTCACGTTTTGACCAAAGCGAATGAGGGCACAGTGACACACCTCCAGCGGGATGGAgatgataatttcttatacTACTTTGTTGCGCTTGGATCTTCCATTAAGGGCTTCACACAGTACATAAGGCCTGTGATTGCTGTAGATGGCACTCATTTGAAGGGGCTATATCGTGGAAGCATGTTTGTAGCAACATGTTTGGATGGTAATAATCAACTGTATCCGTTAGCTATTGGGGTCATGGATTCAGAAAACAATGATACTTGGGAATGGTTTATGACGAAGTTACACGGAGTGATTGGCTATAGGCCAGAGTTAGTATTTATCTCTGATTGA